The Flavobacterium sp. HJ-32-4 genome contains a region encoding:
- a CDS encoding RDD family protein, whose translation MRQPYIVTEDLLVSSWLRFAHAVLDRLVVYAVILILMFMLGFIAGVTGDDSWLSWTQEISTLTDTLITLGLSLIYYAVFESISGQTVGKIITGTIVVDYNGDRVGTGTIIKRTFCRIIPFDFLTFFNGARGMHDSIPDVYVVHKKRLQEAKRLHDDFESFGTETENPV comes from the coding sequence ATGCGGCAACCGTATATCGTTACAGAAGATTTGTTGGTGAGCAGTTGGCTACGTTTTGCCCACGCCGTGTTGGACCGTTTGGTGGTGTATGCGGTGATCCTCATTCTGATGTTTATGCTGGGTTTCATAGCGGGTGTAACAGGCGATGATTCCTGGCTGTCGTGGACGCAGGAAATATCGACCCTGACGGATACGCTGATTACCCTCGGGCTGAGCTTGATCTATTACGCGGTCTTTGAGTCGATCAGCGGACAAACGGTGGGCAAGATAATCACGGGTACAATCGTCGTAGACTATAACGGCGATCGCGTGGGTACAGGCACCATTATCAAACGAACCTTCTGCCGGATTATCCCGTTTGATTTCCTCACGTTTTTCAACGGAGCGCGCGGCATGCATGACAGCATACCGGACGTCTATGTGGTGCATAAGAAACGCCTGCAGGAGGCGAAACGACTTCACGACGACTTCGAGTCATTCGGAACAGAAACAGAAAACCCGGTCTAA
- a CDS encoding 1-deoxy-D-xylulose-5-phosphate synthase, with protein MASLLDTLVFPSDLRKLPEDQLPKLAEELRAFIIGVVATKEGHLGASLGVVELTIALHYVFDTPDDLLIWDVGHQAYGHKILTGRREQFPTNRRLGGISGFPKREESIYDTFGTGHSSTSISAALGMAIASRLNGHPDRQHVAVIGDASIASGMAFEGLNHAGVTDANLLVVLNDNAIGIDPSVGALKAYLTAVKEGRNPRTNNIIKALNFNYSGPIDGHDLPTLVRELRRLKAVKGPKFLHIITTKGKGLRQAEEDQVRYHAPGRFDAVTGEIQVKSEEGLPPKFQDVFGLTLCELARQNRKIIGITPAMPTGSSMKFMMEEFPDRAFDVGIAEQHAVTLAAGMATQGMVVYCNIYSSFLQRAYDQVIHDVALQNLPVVFCLDRAGLVGEDGPTHHGVFDLAYLRCIPNMMVFAPKDEVELRNILYTVQCGLPHPIAIRYPRGRGTVTDWQQPFEVVPYGKAVSLRSGERVALLSTGTMAHEVTAALDQSGVEFAHFHFGFIKPLDEDLLRHLFTTFETVVTIEDGCVSGGFGSAIAEHAAQNGYKGTLQLLGIPDEFIPQGSIEELKRYSKIDVKSLAEIFASL; from the coding sequence ATGGCTTCGCTTCTTGACACCCTCGTCTTTCCTTCTGATCTACGGAAACTTCCGGAAGACCAACTCCCGAAGTTGGCCGAGGAATTGCGGGCCTTTATCATTGGCGTAGTGGCTACCAAAGAAGGCCACCTGGGCGCCAGCCTGGGCGTGGTTGAACTCACGATCGCGCTGCATTACGTATTCGACACGCCCGATGACCTGCTTATCTGGGACGTGGGGCACCAGGCTTACGGCCATAAAATATTAACTGGCAGACGCGAACAGTTTCCGACCAACCGCCGTTTGGGAGGCATTTCCGGTTTCCCGAAACGGGAGGAGAGCATCTATGACACCTTCGGCACCGGCCATTCCTCTACGTCGATCTCGGCCGCCTTGGGCATGGCAATTGCCTCGCGGCTCAACGGCCACCCTGACCGCCAACATGTGGCAGTGATCGGTGATGCATCGATTGCTTCGGGGATGGCATTTGAGGGCCTCAACCACGCCGGTGTTACCGATGCGAATCTATTGGTGGTATTGAACGACAACGCCATTGGGATCGACCCCAGTGTCGGTGCGCTCAAAGCCTATCTCACCGCCGTCAAAGAAGGACGGAATCCGCGTACGAACAACATTATCAAAGCCCTTAACTTCAATTACTCCGGACCGATTGACGGCCACGATTTGCCGACGCTCGTACGGGAACTACGACGGTTAAAGGCGGTCAAAGGACCTAAATTCCTGCACATCATCACCACCAAAGGAAAAGGATTGCGACAGGCCGAGGAAGACCAGGTGCGGTATCATGCGCCCGGACGCTTCGACGCAGTAACAGGCGAAATCCAGGTGAAGAGTGAAGAAGGCCTTCCTCCCAAATTCCAGGATGTATTCGGTTTGACGTTGTGCGAGCTTGCCCGCCAAAACCGCAAGATCATCGGTATCACGCCCGCCATGCCGACGGGCAGTTCGATGAAATTCATGATGGAGGAGTTCCCCGACCGTGCGTTCGACGTGGGCATTGCCGAGCAACATGCCGTTACGCTGGCCGCCGGTATGGCCACGCAGGGCATGGTGGTTTATTGCAACATTTACTCGTCGTTCCTGCAACGCGCATACGACCAGGTTATACACGATGTAGCCCTGCAGAATCTCCCCGTGGTATTCTGCCTCGATCGCGCCGGACTCGTGGGTGAAGACGGACCTACCCATCACGGCGTATTTGACCTCGCCTATTTGCGGTGCATTCCCAATATGATGGTGTTTGCCCCGAAAGACGAAGTCGAGTTACGGAACATCCTATATACCGTTCAATGTGGTTTACCCCACCCGATTGCCATCCGTTATCCGCGTGGACGTGGCACCGTTACTGACTGGCAGCAGCCGTTCGAGGTCGTTCCGTATGGCAAGGCCGTATCGTTGCGATCGGGTGAACGGGTGGCGCTGCTTTCAACGGGTACGATGGCGCACGAAGTAACAGCTGCGCTCGACCAAAGCGGCGTCGAATTTGCCCACTTCCACTTCGGTTTTATCAAGCCATTGGATGAAGACCTATTGCGCCACCTATTCACCACCTTCGAGACCGTGGTCACTATAGAAGACGGCTGTGTCAGCGGCGGATTTGGTTCAGCCATCGCCGAACATGCCGCGCAAAATGGGTACAAGGGCACCTTGCAACTACTCGGAATTCCAGATGAATTTATCCCGCAGGGAAGCATTGAGGAACTAAAACGTTATAGTAAAATAGATGTTAAAAGTCTGGCGGAAATTTTCGCGTCGCTCTGA
- a CDS encoding DUF3078 domain-containing protein translates to MRTFLFFLLLGSPILLFSQTRDTIVTVEKKVSVKVPDVVSPWQKKNSIGFDVNEIAFVNWNAGGVSSISGLLKTNFSRIYTKRNIKWGNELIMRYGLNKQDGIEVRKTDDAVQLNSTVGYRRDTLSNWFHSAKFTFSTQFSNGYNYPDKSHPISRAFAPAYTFLGIGAEYSNKEKKVNIYLSPLTMKNTLVLDQRLADLGTFGVDKAVYDADGNRIRRGKRSRTELGTLVSTHFKATVAKNITYENRLSLYTDYLNRFGNIDTDWQGTLDLVVNEYIRANIGFHVIYDDDIKANEERDGKQVQVGPKIQLKQMLGIGAVYNF, encoded by the coding sequence ATGAGAACGTTTCTTTTCTTTCTATTGCTTGGTAGTCCTATCCTCCTTTTCAGCCAGACAAGGGACACGATCGTTACCGTAGAAAAAAAGGTAAGTGTGAAAGTGCCGGATGTCGTTTCGCCCTGGCAGAAAAAGAACAGTATCGGCTTCGATGTAAACGAAATTGCCTTTGTAAACTGGAACGCGGGTGGTGTCAGTTCCATTTCGGGTTTACTCAAAACGAACTTCAGCCGTATTTACACGAAGCGGAACATCAAGTGGGGCAACGAGTTGATCATGCGCTACGGCCTCAACAAACAGGATGGTATCGAGGTGCGTAAAACCGACGATGCCGTGCAATTGAACTCGACCGTGGGGTACCGACGTGACACCCTTTCGAACTGGTTCCACTCGGCCAAGTTCACGTTTTCCACGCAGTTTTCGAACGGATACAACTACCCTGATAAAAGCCATCCGATTTCGCGCGCCTTCGCACCGGCTTACACGTTTTTGGGTATTGGTGCCGAGTATTCCAACAAGGAGAAAAAAGTCAATATCTACTTATCGCCGCTCACGATGAAAAACACCCTGGTGCTCGACCAACGCCTGGCCGACCTGGGGACGTTTGGCGTTGACAAGGCCGTGTACGACGCCGATGGCAATCGCATCCGGCGCGGGAAGCGGTCACGGACCGAGTTGGGAACACTGGTCTCTACCCACTTCAAAGCCACTGTCGCGAAGAACATTACCTACGAGAACCGCCTCAGCCTCTATACGGACTACCTCAACCGGTTCGGCAATATCGACACTGACTGGCAGGGAACCCTTGACCTTGTAGTCAATGAGTATATACGGGCTAATATCGGTTTCCACGTCATTTATGACGATGATATCAAGGCAAATGAAGAACGGGATGGCAAGCAGGTGCAGGTCGGGCCGAAAATCCAGCTAAAGCAAATGCTCGGTATCGGCGCTGTTTACAATTTCTGA
- the dgt gene encoding dGTP triphosphohydrolase, protein MQWEQLLSLRKHGDKGKRLRTEEDDARLGFEVDYDRIIFSSAFRSLQDKTQVIPLSKTDFVHTRLTHSLEVSVVGRSLGRLVGKRIIEKYPYLREVHGYQPNDFGAIVAAAALAHDIGNPPFGHSGERAIGEYFSIGNGRQYQDGLTPKQWQDLIDFEGNANGFNLLTASRPGIEGGLRISYATLGAFMKYPKESLPKKPTPAISDKKYGFFQTDAAFVTEVATELGMIRKDRGDDIAYQRHPLAFLVEAADDICYTIIDFEDGINLGLVSEDFALEYLIKLVKDSINTAKYNELTTKEDRLSYLRALAIGSLINDAVSVFMEQEELILQGNFHSALTDKSRFKAQMDDIIALSIRNIYQSREVVEKELVGYQIIQTLLDTFIRALNNQAAGAVTGYDKLVLRLLPERFRTEKEGLYDRLLHVCHYVSLLTDGKALELYETIKGTHSVR, encoded by the coding sequence ATGCAATGGGAGCAACTCCTTTCCCTCAGGAAACACGGCGATAAAGGCAAGCGCCTCCGGACGGAGGAAGACGACGCACGACTGGGCTTTGAAGTCGACTATGACCGGATCATATTTTCCTCAGCCTTTCGAAGCCTGCAGGATAAAACGCAGGTCATCCCGTTGTCGAAAACCGATTTCGTGCACACCCGACTCACCCATAGCCTGGAAGTATCCGTTGTCGGTCGCTCGTTAGGCCGATTGGTGGGAAAACGCATCATTGAGAAGTATCCGTATTTGCGGGAAGTCCACGGTTACCAACCGAACGATTTTGGTGCGATTGTGGCCGCAGCTGCACTCGCGCATGACATTGGCAATCCGCCGTTCGGACATTCCGGCGAACGGGCGATAGGCGAGTATTTTTCGATTGGAAACGGACGGCAGTACCAAGACGGACTTACGCCCAAACAATGGCAGGATCTCATCGATTTCGAGGGAAATGCCAATGGGTTCAACCTACTGACGGCAAGTCGTCCGGGTATTGAGGGGGGGCTTCGGATTTCGTATGCCACACTGGGGGCTTTTATGAAATACCCAAAGGAAAGTCTGCCGAAGAAACCCACGCCAGCGATTTCGGATAAGAAATACGGTTTTTTCCAAACGGATGCGGCCTTCGTTACAGAGGTGGCGACCGAATTGGGGATGATCCGGAAAGACCGCGGCGACGACATTGCCTATCAACGCCATCCGCTTGCTTTTTTGGTAGAGGCAGCCGATGACATCTGTTATACAATCATCGATTTTGAGGATGGAATCAACCTGGGGTTGGTGTCAGAGGATTTTGCCTTGGAGTACCTCATTAAATTGGTAAAAGACAGTATCAATACGGCGAAATACAATGAGCTGACTACAAAGGAAGATCGTCTTAGTTACCTGCGGGCGCTCGCCATTGGCAGCCTGATCAACGATGCCGTTTCGGTGTTTATGGAACAGGAAGAACTCATCCTCCAGGGGAATTTTCACTCCGCCCTGACCGATAAAAGCCGCTTTAAAGCACAGATGGATGACATCATCGCGCTGTCCATTCGCAACATCTACCAAAGCCGTGAAGTGGTCGAAAAAGAGTTGGTGGGTTACCAGATCATCCAGACCTTGCTCGATACGTTCATCCGGGCGTTGAATAACCAGGCGGCGGGAGCTGTTACGGGCTATGATAAACTGGTTTTACGTTTGTTGCCCGAACGGTTCCGAACCGAAAAAGAAGGATTATACGACCGGTTGCTCCACGTTTGCCATTACGTATCGCTACTGACGGATGGGAAAGCACTTGAACTCTACGAAACCATCAAAGGTACCCATAGCGTGCGTTGA